Within the Herbaspirillum sp. RTI4 genome, the region GTCCGGTAGAAAGAGGCCGCCCCGCCGGCATGGTGAAAGCAGAACAGATTGAGCCTGGCGGCAGGGTTGTGGCGCTGGGGATTAAACCATTTCTCGCGATTCATTGCGCCGCCTCCTTCAGCACGCAGGCCTGAGCCGATGCGCACCCTTTTTCAAGCAGGTCCAGCAGCAGTCCTCTGATCAAATCGACGTCATCCAATATATCGTTGTGATGGCAAGCATCGAGATTGATCACCTGCAATTGTGTTGCAGGCGACTGCAGCAGCGTCTCGACATTGCTCGCCGCGACCGCGGTGGCATGGCCAAACAACTGCGTCAGACTGCCCGCAGCCAGTTCGGCATCGACCTCCATCGCCTTGAACAGAATGACCTCGGCATGTTCGAGCACACGCGACAGTTTGGCCGCCTCGAATTTCACCGCCAGCGCGATGTTCGGCAAGCTGCGCCGGATGTGGGTCGCAGGATACTGCTGGCTCTCCAGGAACATCAGGTAATCCGCCTCCAGTCCGGCGACATAGGCCGGATCGCTCTTCAACTGCGACAGATAGTGATCGTCGACGATGGTGTCGAGCAGGATCAGCTGGATATTCCTGCTGCCGCGCTGCTCCAGCTGCGCCGCCACCTCCATGGCGATGGTGCCGCCCAGCGACCAGCCCAGCAAACGTACGGTGGCGTCCGGATTCGATGCGGCCAACTCGTCTATACGAGCGAGATAATATGCTGACAATTCGCGCAAGTCCGCAATTTTATTGTCATGATTTAAATTAAATGAATCCACACCGTAGCAATGAAATTCAGCGCGCAAACTCCTGGCCAAATCCGTGTATACCTCGCAACCACCTATGTCCGGATGGAACATAAACAGGCGCTCTTTACCCTGCGCGTTATTCAAGTCAACAATCGCACGGTATTGACCGCGATGCGCGTCAATATAGTCGGCGAGCAAGCGGATCGACGCATGCTAATACAACACCGCCAGCGGCAATTCCATCTTGAACGCCGTGTTCAGCATGCTGGCCAGACGCAGCGCCGACAGACTGTTGCCGCCGGCATCGAAGAAGCTTTCGGACACGTCCATTCCGGTATTCCCCAGAATGTCATGGAAGGCCTGTGCGACCCGGCCTTCTGCCGCGCTGGCCCAGGCCGCATCGCTGACTGCCGGCTGCGCTTGCGGACTTGCTGTGGCGCTCGCCGTGGGCGCAGCAACGACACGCTGCGGCAAGGGAAGCCAGCACACCATCTGCTCGAACTGATAGGCCGGCAGCGGCGCCTGGCGGGCGCCGGCGGGAGTGCGCCAGATGCGTGCCGGATCGATCCCGTAACCGAGGCTCCACAATGCGCCCATCGCTTGACGGAAGCACTGCACATCGTCCGCCGCGGTAATCCCCCCACAAAAAAGTAAAGGCTTAACAATGGGGGGGGGATTACCCTCCGACTGCCAACCATGGGTGGTGTTTTTTCTGCGATCTCTGGCAGAGCAGGTTCGGCGATTGGAGAAAAAGGTAGAACGGGGAAAAATCGTGTTGGCGGCTTTGCCGGAACTGTCGTTGTAGATCGTCGAATCTGCACGAGAACACGGACGGATCACGATCGGTGACGCCATCAGGCTGACCGGCGCCAACCGCAATACCTTGAAGCAGCATTTTCGGAATTTGGTCGCGCGCGGTCATTTCAATCAGCAGGGAAGTGGGCGTGGTGTCTGGTACGAACTCAAGTGATGGGCATTTAATGTAATCGTCTTTCGCCCTGAATGGGAACTGCACACTTTAAATCGGGTGACTGTCAGATCGGATCGCGACTACTACTGCACCTTAGCCAATCCCACCACCGGCTACATACATGATTTGCCCAGTTATATAAGAGGCTTCTGGTGCGGCATAAAAGCAGATGGCTGCTGCGATTTCCTCAGCGCTGCCGAGCCGGTTCATTGGCGTGTCGCGCATGCTCTGCGTGTAGACCACGTCCATCCATTGTTTTTCCTGAAGAGAGAGGTTGTCAGAATTACGTGGCGTGACGCGCACACCATTGTCCAGCGCACCGGGAGAAACACAATTGATACGCACACCGGACTCACCCAGTTCCATGGCCATGCAAACAGTGGCTGCGTGTACACCGCCTTTAGAGGCAGAATACGGTACTCGATGCACTCCCCTGGTGGCGATTGATCCGACATTGACAATCGCGCCGTGCTGTTGCGCGCGCATGACTGGGATCACTTCGCGGCAACTCCAAAGCGTTGGCCAGAGAGATCGGGCAATTTCACTGGTCATTTCTTCAGCAGAATATTCCCAAAACGGCTTAGCCCAAATAGTGCCACCCACATTGTGTACCGAAACATCAATACGGCCGAAGCGAGCAATTGCTTGTCGCACCATTTCCTTGGCTCCATCGTGATGTTCCATGTCCAAGTTCAAGGCCAGCGCTACCCCACCGGCATTTTCGATCTCGGCCTTCACTTCGTTGCATGGGTCGGCCGCACGATCTACGAGAACCAATTGCGCTCCCTCATTAGCAAGTCGCAATGCCGTCGCCCGCCCCACACCCTGGCCCGCTCCTGTGACGATCGCGATCTGGCCGTCGAAACGCAGTGTGTGCCGTGTCGTTCCGACTTTTTGTCCCGGTTGATGCTGTTGGTTTTGCATAATCGTATTCATTCAAAAAGACGGATAAGCTGAATTACCCACCCTATTACCCATGACTTAGTGGCCTGAACATGCGGGATTTAATGCGCAGGGAGTAATTCACTATCTACGTTCTGTGATCGCGGGCGAATGATGGCAAGGCTAGCAGCAGCAATGAGCAACGGTCCGATGAGTGCCATGTAATAACCAGAAGGACCCCCATGTTCCAGAAACCAGCCACCGCTAGCCGAGCCGACAATGGCCCCGACACGGCCGGCGGCAATGGCCCAGCCGGTGGCAGTGGCGCGCAACGCAGTCGGATAGGTTTCTGCCACCATGTAGTTCAATACAATCTGTTGGCCGCCGATACCCAAGCCAGCAGCACCTGCGAGAATGAAGACTAGCGTCCAGTTAGTGCCACTATTGGCAAGTCCCGCGCTAATCACAATCCCTAGCAAAAACAGGCACAATAACAGCATGCGCGTATTAACTTTAGGCAGGATGCTTGCCAGCGGAATCGCGCAGATGACGAATACCGCGTTCACTGCCACGGTTCCCATGGGTGCCTGTGCAGCAGGCAATCCAGTCGCTTTAAGCACCGTCGGCAACCACGAAAGGAACATAAACCATGCGACCCAGTTAAACAGGTAAATCGTCCAAATAGCCACCGTATTCCGTGCCAAACCCTCCGCAAACAAGGACGACACGCGGGTCTTTATATCCTTTTCGGGCACGCTATACTGGGAGTCCTGTGAAATCGGCGTTTGCGTGATGCTAGTCAGGATGCGTGCAATTTTTTCCCTATCGCCTGATGCGTTGCGCCGTGCCATGAATTGCAGTGACTCAGGCAGCATAAACACGAGAGCTAACAACAAGAGCAGCGGCACCGCACCGCCGACTGCAAAAATGCCCTGCCAACCGATGACTGGCAACATTTTTGCTGCTAGCAATCCCCCCAAAATGGCCCCCGCCGGCAAGCCTAAAAGTACTGTGGTCATAATGGTTCCGCGCTTGCGGGCAGGACCATATTCAGCAGCCAGAGAAAGCACCACTGGCGTTGCACCGCCCATGCCCAAACCAGCGATGAAACGCAGTATCAGTATCTGATCCGTGCTCTGCGCAAAAGCGGTAGCCAGAGACGCGAAAGCGAATAACGCCACCGCACTCAATAGCGCAGGCCTTCTGCCGAATTTATCGCCCAACAAGCCGAGCGTCATCGCGCCCATTACCATTCCGGCAATACCTGCTGTCAATATCGGTGCCAGTGCACCGGCACCAAGGCCGAAGGCTTGGATGATAGACGGTCCTGTAAAGGCAATCGCCTGGGTATCGAAACCATCGAAAATGGCCACCAGAAAGCATAAAGTGAAAATACGCCATTGAAGCGGCGTTAATTGCGCCTTATCAATGAGGGAGGGAATAGAATGAATTTTAGCCATATCGTCTCTTTGAATTTATTAGTATGTAATGGAGACTGAATAGTAGGTTTGGCAAGTGAGGAACGTCCAATACTGTTTATGATCTGCCGCATACCTACTGGGTATAATCCAAGCAGGTTTTCGACAAGACTGCCGGGCCAACCAGTGCGGCACACAAAATCAAGACCTTGCAATTTTCGATCCCTTGCCATTGCAATGAGTTTAGGCAAGGGAGGACTCATGCGACCGTCCGTTGCGCTTGAAATGAAGCGGCGTGCAGTGCGCAAAGGGGTAAATCGCTTTCGCACGGCGAACCCGTGCGACTTCGGTTCAGTGCGGCATGGCATCGAACAAATTTCCAGAAAATTTTTTAACCGCAAACTTTATGTCGATTTCTGACTAAATTGGGGGAGCAGGTCATCTTCATCAAGTACTCTCCAGTCCGATTTTAAAGTAGGTAATCGGTGGACTTGACGAACGCCTGCGTAAAACCGAAGTGAATATTAAGTATCTTTTTGCCCTATATGAATAGGGCTTCGGGTGACTCAAATGATGCTTAACACACCATTGTTAGCCCGAACCTCTCGACTATATTTGGCCCGCTGCAGGTGAAGCGAATATTATTAACGCTAAGCAGATGATCCTGACCCGACTCACGCCGACAGGCCTTTACGTAAACGAGGAGGATTCACGTTTGCAATTGCTCGAACGATGCTAGCGCGTAGTTGAGCACGATCAGCAAGCTGCTTGTCTTCCCCAGTCTGACTGAGCCATTCCATAAACCGTTGAAGACCATGCCGGGTATTTGCCTCGTCACGACAGTTGTTGAGGAATGCAAACTGTACTTTCTGAATTGGATCCGCTACGAATATGCCAAAAGGTGCTGCCACTAAGGTCGCGTCAGGAAAACCGAGTAATTTGGCGGCCTGGCTCTCAGTCGCTGTTTTCTGACAAGCAATAATGTGGAGAGGGCCTCCGCGTTCCACATTAAGACTATCCGCCAGTTGGTGATCTCTAAGAAATGGCTGACCAACCAGTTCCCTCGCAGGTCCAACCGTCAGAGCAGCAGGAATCGCGTGCAACTCCACGAGGAGATCACGTTCATCCATTTTAATGATGAGTTTTCCTACATCATCGACGGAGCCGGTGCGGGCTAGAAGCGCATTTCTGAGGACTCCAATCATCTCTTTTTGTCGGGAACCAAAATCGAGGCGCGACCATTCAAGCGCGGCTCCGCTGTGGAACTTGCCCTTTGCTGCATCTCGAACTCCGGCCTGCGCAAGCGCAACAACACAGTCATGCAACGCCTCTTTGACCCGTGCCTTAAGCTCCTTTACAGTTGCTACACTGCCGCCACGAAAAAGATTTTGCTTGCCCAATTCTTCCTGAAATTTTTTATTACAGATTCCTTCCGCATCCTCCGTTATCGCTATTTTTTCGAGAGCAATCAGTCTAACCTTGGCAGGAGCAATGGAAAGACCCGTCACCATCTCCGCGTGGCATATCCCGATATCCCCAGCGCTTTTAACCCGCCCCGCGGAACCATTGCTGATGACGAGAAGGATATCGCAATCTTTTACCGCTTGAATGCAAACATCCCAGGAATCCAAAGAACCTCCCGCTGGAGGCGCGTCTTCATTAATCCACACATCAAATGCTTTTTTACCTGCAATCTCCATGCTTTGAATCTCCTTTTTCAAAGCAATCCGGATATCCGTTAATGTCGTACTCTCTCCAGTTGGAAAATTGTCGCGACATTTACTGGAAAGCATTACACGAAGCTTGGATGAATTAGCCATGATCAGTTTGCATCTTTCAGAATAACCGAAGGTAGGAACCCAAATATAGATGAAACCTGTGATTTTCTTCGTAATGGATCGTCGTTATTAAAGGTGTAGAAACTGCGGTAGAAATTTTCCAAATGCACCCAATTCAATATGAGATACCTGCTCCGAAATAGCGACGGGCTCTACCCTCGCCATGCGCGATGGCTAACCCACTATCAATCAGCTACGCGATGTCGCGGGCGTCTATTCAAGAATTCAACCAGCATCACTCCATTTCCGGATAACTGAATACTATTGAATCAATCAGCCGTGGATGACATGGCCTGATTGACTAAGTTCTGTGCACGATATTAACCACCAATAATGGAACGACGCCATCTTTCATCCACGCGTCACTACTTAATACGAGGGAAGCCCGTAATTTAAAGTGGAGGTTTATTCAAAATCGGGAGTTTGTCAGTGAGTTTAGCTCGTCGATGCGGGTTTACGAGATGCCACCGGTATCACATGGGTGTGAAACCCAACGCAGCGCGAAAGCGATTCTTAACAAATACCCCGTCACGAGGAGGTAGCGCTCGCGGCAGCTCCTCAGCATGCACGAATACTTGCGCCAACAGAGAACCCTCACGTTTATTGATGAGAATAGCCAATGCTGTCAGATCGCCCGGCTGGCAGACCGCAACAACATTTTCAATGCCACAGCCGCGTGCCACGGCAGCCATATCGGTTCCCAGACTGGTGTGGCTGCGCTGCATGCCGGTTTCGCCAAAGTGACCGTTGTCGATCACGATCACATTCAGGTTGGAAGGATGTTGCGCACCGATAGTGGCCAGTACCCCGAGACCCATTAGTTGCTCCCCGTCGCCGGTAATAACCAGGACCGTTTTGGTCGGTTGCGCAAGGGCGATGCCCAAACCAACGGCGGCGGCACCGCCCATGGCACCCCAGAGGTAAAAGTTTTCAGGGCGGTCACCGGCGGCAAACACGTCATAGGATGCGGAACCCAAACCAGTCACCACCAGTGCGCCCGGGCAGGCTGCGATTAGGTTTTTGACAAAGTCGCGGCGGTCGATGTTAGCGCTTTTGCGGGTATTTTCAGGATGCTTCATTTTTGACCTTCCCATTTCTTTTTACCGATCAGGCGCTGGCCCAACAGCACGACCACCGATTCTCCACCTTCGAAGGCCGCATCAAAACCAGCGGACACAGTGGACTCAACTTCTTCCGGGCGATCCGCGCGCAAGACGGTGATGCCCATCAGTTCGATGGCAGCTTGCGTCGCCTTGCCCATCGGCGATTGCCACTGGTTGAATTCAGCCCATTCCCCGCGCATGGTGACGATGGCAAAAAATGGGAAACGGCAATTTGAAATCAGCGAAAACATATTGATGCAGTTGCCCACGCCACTGCTTTGCATCAGCAGTGCAGCGCGCTGACCGCCCAGCCATGCGCCACAAACCGTTGCCACGCCCTCTTCTTCCGTAGTCAGCACGATGCCACGCATGTCTGGATCGGCATGCACACGATTGATGACGTGCGAATGGCCGGCATCAGGCACATATGCCACCTGGCGCACGCCGCCCTCTTTGAGAATGGAAAAAATAGCCTCGCGCCAAGCGGGCTGTGCTTCCGTTGATGTAGTGCCAGAACTGTTCATAAAATGAAATTCCCCGATCGATGAGCTTGAGGAGGTATAGTAGGGCGCACCAAAAGCGGCCGTCCAATACTGAAATCTGTTTAGCCAATCAGTTTTCGGCATAGCAGGAAAACCAGCCCGTTGCCTTGGTAATACCGCCATTCAGACAGCGATGAAGTCAGTCGTTCATAAGAAAAATCAGGGAGAGTTTTTTTGGATGTCAAACAGTTGCGTGCTTTGCTCGCGATTGCTGAAACCGGCAGCGTGACGCGCGCTGCAGAGTTATTGCATATCGTGCAGCCAGCCGTCTCGCGCCAATTGCGCTTGCTGGAAGAGGACATGGGCACTATGTTGTTTGCGCGCGGACGACGCGGCATGGAGTTGACTGCGGCGGGACATATCCTCGCCATTCATGCCCGTCGCGCGCTGCAGGAACTGGATCAGGCCAAGGCTGAAATCGTCCCGGCACCCGGCGCGGTCAGTGGCTCAGTTACCATCGGTCTATTGCCTAGCACCGGCGACCTGCTGGCAGCGACGTTGGTCACTTCGCTGAAGAAAAAATATCCGCAACTGACCGTTAATATTTCCATCGGCTATGCCGGTTACCTGCAGCAATGGCTGGAGGATGGTGATGTTGATGTCGCGCTGCTGTACGACCCCAAGCCTTCGGCCGTGCTGGAAGTGCAAGCCTTGCTGGATGAAACCCTTTACTTGATCGGCTTACCCGACTGCAACCTCTCTGCAGGCGAAGCAATCGCTTTGCATGACATCGCTGAACTGCCGTTAATCTTACCCAGCCAGCCGCACGGTTTGCGCCTGCTGCTGGACCACGCTTGCGCGATGGCCAATATCCATCTATCGGTAGTGGCCGAAACCAATGCGATGAATGTGCAAAAAAATCTGGTTTATAGCGGCCTCGGTTTCACGATCCTGCCAGGCGTAGCTGTGTCTGACGATGTCGCAGTCGGCCGTCTGGTTGCCATCCCTGTTACCAAACCGGCTCTGCAACGAAAAATCGTGCTGGCCCTACCCCTGACGCGACGCGCGTCGATCGCGGTGCGCTGTGCTGTCACCGAATTGCGCGAACTGATCAAAGACAAGATCATGCAGGGTGCTTGGTCTGGCGCAACTTGGCTGGCAGATTGATTCAGCAGCTTACCGACGATGGAATGCATGAAAGCGACGGCGTTATGGTTCGTCGATTCCCATCCGTCCTGAACACTCGTCGCCACAACTGCAATTTCTTGTGCACCCTCTGAATACGACAAACCACCAAAATATCGGAGGTTTGTCGATCGCCTGGGCGCGTTAGCGTAGTGGTGGTTTTCTGCTATGGATTATTTCCAGTAAGCGCACTTCGACTCTGCCTTACTCATGTACGCCTGGTCACCCGGAATCGTTTGTACGATTTTGGCGTAATCCCATGGATACTTGGATTCCGCCGGTGTCTTCACTTGCATCAGGAACATGTCATGCACCATGCGGCCGTCCGGACGGATCGTACCGTTGGTCGCGAAAAAGTCATTGATCTTGTGCTCGCGCATATAGGCCATGACCTTGTCGGCATCGGTACCGACTGCCTTGACGGCGTTGAGGTAGTTGGCCACCGAGGATGCGTCGCCGGCTTGCAACGAAGATGGCATCCTCTTGGTCTTTTCAAAGAAACGGCGCGACCATGCGCGCGAGGCGTCGGTACGGTCCCAGTAAAAGCCGTCAGTGAAATACAAACCCTGACTCTGTTGCAGACCCAGTGCGTGGATATCGCTGATGAACATCAGGATACCGGCTAGTTTCATCGTCTTGGAAATGCCAAATTCCTGCGCACCCTTGATGGCGTTGACCAGATCGTTACCGCCGGTGGCCAGGCCCAACACTTGCGCTTTCGATGCCTGGGCTTGCAGAAGAAACGAAGAGAAATCGGATGCTGACAATGGATGCTTCACTGCGCCCAGCACGGTGCCGCCATTGGCGCGCACGGTGTCAGCCGTATCTTTTTCCAGAGAATTACCGAATGCCACGTCAGCCGTCAGAAAGTACCAACTTTTACCACCCTGCTTGGTCATCGCCGTCCCAGTGCCACGCGCCACCGACATTGTGTCGTAGGTGTACTGCACAGTGTAAGGATTGCAGTCCTCATTGGTCAGGCGCGTCGTACCGCTGCCCGGCGAGAGAAAAACGCGCCTCTTGTCCATCGCAATTTTTGCAATCGCCAGACTGGCGGAGGAATTGGTGCCACCGACGATGACGTCGTAGCCGGCGTCATACCATTCGCGCGCTTTGCTGGCGGCGATATCGGCCTTGTTCTGGTGATCGATGAAGGTCAGTTCGATTTTCTTGCCATTGACGGCACCACCGGCATCCGCGATCGCCATCTTGATGGCTTCTACCCCGCCAGGGCCATCCAGATCGGCGTACACGCCGGAAATGTCGGTGATGAAACCGATACGGATGGTATCGCCGGCTGCAGATACGCGGCCGACGAACGTCAACGCCAGACTGGCTGCAATTGCACTGGTTAATACTTTCAATTTCACATTCATGTCTTCTCCACTCATTATTGGTTTTATCCTGCATCGCCAGTCTCTCGTACAACTGCGAGAATGACAATCAGGCTTTCTCGAACAGGGCCTCAGTCTATTTAAAAGACCAACAGCTAGGGCCTGTTGACAATTAATTTATGAGAGGTGTTTCTCCCAGAAAGTGTGTCTGGGCCCTGCCAGTCTATTGCGACGAGTTGAAGCATTGCCTGACATGGCACGAATGTCCAATCATCGATTGTGATTGAGGTATGCGTAATTGCTATACATGCCAACCGGATTGAGACCACAATGAACTCCCCAGAAAAATACAGGCATGCGCAAATGTGATGGTTCAATCACAATCAGTCATTAGACGGGCGAGTACTACCGTGCAATGCTGGTGATCAATTTCACATCGGACACCGGGGCTAGTGTCCGTTTTTCATTCCAGCAGCAATCAAACAAAGGCAAGTGATGACTCAGTACAAAAATCTGATCGCTGGCGAATGGGTCGCCGGCACCACAGAAGTCAAGAACATCAATCCATCAGATACCGATGACGTCATCGGCACCGCCTCCTACGCGAGTGTGAAACAGGTCGCCGATGCCATTGCCGCCGCGCGCGCCGCATTGCCGAAGTGGAATGTCGGCACCACGCAATTGCGCTCGGACGCCCTGTCCGCCATTTCCAATGAATTATTTTCCCGCCGCGAAGAACTGGGCGAACTGCTGGCGCGTGAGGAAGGAAAGACTCGCGCAGAAGCCATTGGTGAAGTCGGCCGTGCCGCCAACATCTTTCGCTTCTTCTCCGGCGAAGTACTGCGCATGCGCGGGGAAACACTGGCCTCCGTGCGCCCCGGCATTGATGTCACCATCACCCGTGATCCGGTCGGCGTCATCGGTGTGATCACACCCTGGAATTTCCCGATTGCGATCCCGGCCTGGAAAATCGCACCCGCATTAGCGTTCGGTAATGCCGTCGTATTCAAGCCGTCAGAACTGACACCTGGCTCGGCATGGGCGCTGGCCGATATCATTTCACGTTCGGGCGTGCCGGCCGGCGTATTTAACCTGGTGCATGGCACTGGCGCCCTAGTTGGCGATGCCATCTTGTCAGGTGTCGATGCGATTACCTTTACCGGTTCGATCAAGACTGGTCGCCAGATCGTGCAGCGCGCAACAGAGCGCATGATTCACGTACAGGCTGAAATGGGTGGCAAAAATCCGCTGATCGTTCTGGATGACGCTGACTTCGACATCGCAGTCAATTGTGCTGTCGACGGCTCGTTCTTCCAGAC harbors:
- a CDS encoding thioesterase domain-containing protein, which produces MLADYIDAHRGQYRAIVDLNNAQGKERLFMFHPDIGGCEVYTDLARSLRAEFHCYGVDSFNLNHDNKIADLRELSAYYLARIDELAASNPDATVRLLGWSLGGTIAMEVAAQLEQRGSRNIQLILLDTIVDDHYLSQLKSDPAYVAGLEADYLMFLESQQYPATHIRRSLPNIALAVKFEAAKLSRVLEHAEVILFKAMEVDAELAAGSLTQLFGHATAVAASNVETLLQSPATQLQVINLDACHHNDILDDVDLIRGLLLDLLEKGCASAQACVLKEAAQ
- a CDS encoding acyl carrier protein, whose protein sequence is MASPIVIRPCSRADSTIYNDSSGKAANTIFPRSTFFSNRRTCSARDRRKNTTHGWQSEGNPPPIVKPLLFCGGITAADDVQCFRQAMGALWSLGYGIDPARIWRTPAGARQAPLPAYQFEQMVCWLPLPQRVVAAPTASATASPQAQPAVSDAAWASAAEGRVAQAFHDILGNTGMDVSESFFDAGGNSLSALRLASMLNTAFKMELPLAVLY
- a CDS encoding 1,6-dihydroxycyclohexa-2,4-diene-1-carboxylate dehydrogenase; amino-acid sequence: MQNQQHQPGQKVGTTRHTLRFDGQIAIVTGAGQGVGRATALRLANEGAQLVLVDRAADPCNEVKAEIENAGGVALALNLDMEHHDGAKEMVRQAIARFGRIDVSVHNVGGTIWAKPFWEYSAEEMTSEIARSLWPTLWSCREVIPVMRAQQHGAIVNVGSIATRGVHRVPYSASKGGVHAATVCMAMELGESGVRINCVSPGALDNGVRVTPRNSDNLSLQEKQWMDVVYTQSMRDTPMNRLGSAEEIAAAICFYAAPEASYITGQIMYVAGGGIG
- a CDS encoding MFS transporter yields the protein MAKIHSIPSLIDKAQLTPLQWRIFTLCFLVAIFDGFDTQAIAFTGPSIIQAFGLGAGALAPILTAGIAGMVMGAMTLGLLGDKFGRRPALLSAVALFAFASLATAFAQSTDQILILRFIAGLGMGGATPVVLSLAAEYGPARKRGTIMTTVLLGLPAGAILGGLLAAKMLPVIGWQGIFAVGGAVPLLLLLALVFMLPESLQFMARRNASGDREKIARILTSITQTPISQDSQYSVPEKDIKTRVSSLFAEGLARNTVAIWTIYLFNWVAWFMFLSWLPTVLKATGLPAAQAPMGTVAVNAVFVICAIPLASILPKVNTRMLLLCLFLLGIVISAGLANSGTNWTLVFILAGAAGLGIGGQQIVLNYMVAETYPTALRATATGWAIAAGRVGAIVGSASGGWFLEHGGPSGYYMALIGPLLIAAASLAIIRPRSQNVDSELLPAH
- a CDS encoding thiamine pyrophosphate-dependent enzyme; the protein is MKHPENTRKSANIDRRDFVKNLIAACPGALVVTGLGSASYDVFAAGDRPENFYLWGAMGGAAAVGLGIALAQPTKTVLVITGDGEQLMGLGVLATIGAQHPSNLNVIVIDNGHFGETGMQRSHTSLGTDMAAVARGCGIENVVAVCQPGDLTALAILINKREGSLLAQVFVHAEELPRALPPRDGVFVKNRFRAALGFTPM
- a CDS encoding thiamine pyrophosphate-binding protein gives rise to the protein MNSSGTTSTEAQPAWREAIFSILKEGGVRQVAYVPDAGHSHVINRVHADPDMRGIVLTTEEEGVATVCGAWLGGQRAALLMQSSGVGNCINMFSLISNCRFPFFAIVTMRGEWAEFNQWQSPMGKATQAAIELMGITVLRADRPEEVESTVSAGFDAAFEGGESVVVLLGQRLIGKKKWEGQK
- a CDS encoding LysR substrate-binding domain-containing protein, with product MDVKQLRALLAIAETGSVTRAAELLHIVQPAVSRQLRLLEEDMGTMLFARGRRGMELTAAGHILAIHARRALQELDQAKAEIVPAPGAVSGSVTIGLLPSTGDLLAATLVTSLKKKYPQLTVNISIGYAGYLQQWLEDGDVDVALLYDPKPSAVLEVQALLDETLYLIGLPDCNLSAGEAIALHDIAELPLILPSQPHGLRLLLDHACAMANIHLSVVAETNAMNVQKNLVYSGLGFTILPGVAVSDDVAVGRLVAIPVTKPALQRKIVLALPLTRRASIAVRCAVTELRELIKDKIMQGAWSGATWLAD
- a CDS encoding ABC transporter substrate-binding protein, which translates into the protein MNVKLKVLTSAIAASLALTFVGRVSAAGDTIRIGFITDISGVYADLDGPGGVEAIKMAIADAGGAVNGKKIELTFIDHQNKADIAASKAREWYDAGYDVIVGGTNSSASLAIAKIAMDKRRVFLSPGSGTTRLTNEDCNPYTVQYTYDTMSVARGTGTAMTKQGGKSWYFLTADVAFGNSLEKDTADTVRANGGTVLGAVKHPLSASDFSSFLLQAQASKAQVLGLATGGNDLVNAIKGAQEFGISKTMKLAGILMFISDIHALGLQQSQGLYFTDGFYWDRTDASRAWSRRFFEKTKRMPSSLQAGDASSVANYLNAVKAVGTDADKVMAYMREHKINDFFATNGTIRPDGRMVHDMFLMQVKTPAESKYPWDYAKIVQTIPGDQAYMSKAESKCAYWK
- a CDS encoding aldehyde dehydrogenase family protein, translating into MTQYKNLIAGEWVAGTTEVKNINPSDTDDVIGTASYASVKQVADAIAAARAALPKWNVGTTQLRSDALSAISNELFSRREELGELLAREEGKTRAEAIGEVGRAANIFRFFSGEVLRMRGETLASVRPGIDVTITRDPVGVIGVITPWNFPIAIPAWKIAPALAFGNAVVFKPSELTPGSAWALADIISRSGVPAGVFNLVHGTGALVGDAILSGVDAITFTGSIKTGRQIVQRATERMIHVQAEMGGKNPLIVLDDADFDIAVNCAVDGSFFQTGQRCTASSRLIVTEGIHDRFVHAVAERLGKIMTDHALKAGTQVGPVVDQRQLDQDLRYIDIGVSEGAKVLVKGELLKRPTPGHFLSPTLFTESTNQMQINREEIFGPVAAVIRAKNYEEALHIANDTPFGLSAGICTTSQKHARHFQQHSEAGLTMLNLATAGLDYHVPFGGRKASSYGPREQGTYALEFYTIVKTSYLSV